The Belonocnema kinseyi isolate 2016_QV_RU_SX_M_011 chromosome 2, B_treatae_v1, whole genome shotgun sequence nucleotide sequence attaaaacttcGGTCTGTAATCTCTTCCGGTTCTTGAtctaaaaatttaccaaaatctaataaaaattctttcattccATAGTCTTATTCAAGACATTTCATAAAGAATCTATAGTCATACCTTGGCTAATTTCAACCTTGATGTCCAAATTTTCATGATTCtcatattcaatttcaaatatttcttgctTAACTTCCAAAGTTTCATTGATGtcatatttaactaaattcttgtcttcagaattattttcagaAGTAACTGCAGTAATACACGatgttttcttatattttatattacgCTTTGGTCTTGTAGTTGCATTTGAAGAACTTCCTTGGCCtgtaaagataaagaaaaataaagtaaataatatattatttaatatggcTTAATTCTAAAGTATATCAATAATTCAAAGGCCTTGCTTTATGTTAGTTTATTTTTAGAGGTACCTATTAACTGAGGATACTAACGATCGGAAGTTTGGATGGACAAGCACAATTGTATCATGCGGTAGCTAAGTGttgaattaatattaaatcaaaacaAAGTATCCAAATCAcaacgaaaattattttattaactcaAAATCAAATACAttcgttttattattattattattatccaaatGAGGAACATTTTGTATAATGAATTACTAAATTTTATGCGATATTTCGTTAATCGTTAACTAAAAGGGAAAATCGTTTCACGGCACTACattcaatatataattttattagctCTTAGATggtttttgaaaaagattttacgCATTATACTGCtataaaagatatataaatatatcattaaaaattccgACAGGAATTTCTGGACAACTTGATCTTATATTCTAGAAACTTCTCGTATGTAccataattttatttctagatATGCTATCCATATTCTAAGGTACTTCTAAATGTTTAATAAAGCGGAAATCACAACATCAGCCCACAGTAAATATTACATGGACACTAGGCTAAATGAAAGTCACATGCAAAATTTGAAGCGTGTTTTACAGTTTCATAGGAATAGGAAAAGTTTCTAGTACACgtaaaaaaatatactgaaaGATCTACACTTtcttatatctatatattttttaaaacaaaatggaaaTTATATGAAGTAAAaggacaaaaaaagtatttatcttAACATTGACAGAGAGTATAAGTTAACTCTTTCGAAACAGCTTCCGATTGCGACAATAAATAATGTGGATTCccaattgaaattttctattcgTTTTGTGACCACAATAATCGCAAATAAATTCTGGTATAACTGCTGCATGCTTTTCGCGTTTATGTCGAGCTAAACCACGGGTGGAATTGTAACTACGTGTGCAATTGTCACAATTATAATTCACTTTAGATGTCTCTGAGTTTGATTTAGGAAGATGAAAAATACGCATGTGAGAGTTGAAGCTACTTTTGTGTCTACATTGTCTGCCGCATAAATGACACATGAACTGTGGTGTGACACCgcattcgtattttttatgaatagtCAAATACTTTTTCTCTTTATAGCTCCGAGCGCACTTTTTGCATTTGTATTTAATTTCTGGTTCTGAATTCTGAATCTCCTGCTTGTTTTGCCTCTGCTGCTTCATGTTACTaactaaaaaatcttcttttacatATACGGTGCATacttttgattcatttttttgatttaaacttgGGTCTGTAACTTCTGTCGTTTCTTCGTCTGAAAATTTTCCATAACGTAATTAGAAATTTTCGTATGGTTTtctttaaggtatttaaaaaataaatctatgaTCATACCATGTATGATTTCCTGCTTGATGTCCAAAGTTTCGTCagtttcatatttaattattgtCTTGGCTTCAGAATTGTTGTGAAATGAAAATTCACTAGTAGAAGATTTTGTCTCATATTTCGGATTACGCTTTCGCCTTACGGTTGCTTTTGAGGAACTTTCTTGGCctggaaaaataaatatgttttttggtATGGTGCAATTTTTACGTATATTGAAAATCGGAAATTTCTATGGGCAAGCACAAACGCTTCATGCAATAGGTAAATGTTGaatcaataataaatcaaaacaaagtatcaaaatcataacaaaaatgattttattaactcataataaaatacattagCTTATCTATTATATATTAATGCAAATCATAAACATTTCTTGCCATACAATCTTGAATTGTGTGTCATATTTCGGTATCTAAAAGAGGAAATCGCTTCAAAAACActagattcaataaaaaattatattggctCTTTGATCGAGTTGGGAAAAGATTTACAGCACTGCTGCTATAAATTATATCCaataaataattcagaaaaaactttctgaacaactcaaaattttttatccataGACTTCTTGTGTTAATCGCATTCTTTTTCGAAGAATTGTCTTAaccagaaaattcgtatttgtaataattatggatgtaacaattttatattattgaaaacgtTTCATgttatttaactataattttatttctagatctttcaaagcttgaaaatataaaaataaatattttatcatcttttgaaaaataatacacactttaaaaacaaaattttcttaaatgtctTCTCATGCTAGATTTCTGAGAAAGCATTTGTCCACATTTGGGACACTGATGACGTCTTCCACAATCATGTCTTTTGTGATATGTGAGGTTTTTCAGACTTGAATAATTCGCGCTACAAACATCGCATTGGTAGAGTCTCAGATTATTTCTTACAATCAGTGTTTCTGCGGAGGGTGGTCTCCGGATACCtggaacaaataaataaataattattgagtaATCACGTtagcaaaataaatattatgaagcTTTTCACGGAGTGTGATGAGaggaaaatacaataaattaactCAAAATAAACATTGGTtaatacagttttttattttccatttgagATACAATGTagtatttttacagtttttcttcTCACAAAAAAATATAGTCGTACTATATGCCAATTAGAATTACAATATGTaactatatatcatttaaaataaattaagataaGTGCTAAGCAACTTGGAAGATTGAGGTGCCTAATAGGGTGGtcgataaataatataaaatccataaatacaaaaaatgtatagtgatctcaaaaatattggttgctttgatgaaaaaattatttagtataaatTTTAGCTAAAACTAAAAGCTGTCGATCATGGAGTACTATTAACTGATGTTTTTAGCTCAAAtttatagtaaataaatttttcttcaaaaggaacaaatatttttcagagcacctctaactttctaaattttaattttttggaccactaaaaaatattatacaaaagatcaatgcaaattttcaaggggtacaaaattaagaaaattcctattgattaaaaaattatgcatacGCTGCACCTAACATTTTTTCGgcttgaataagaaaaaaaattaatatttttcttttatggaaaaaaataattttgacgtTTAAAACGTACCGAAAtcgcaacaaataaaaaaactaaaaattcctaTATCACGAAAAAAGTTTTCCGAAAAAGCAAAATGATGAtgctttattgtttaaaatagttGCCCCGCCAAGAATTAATAATATAACTGATAGTGTAATTTCAAGTAGAAAacacctttaattaaaaatcttttaacttataagaaatatttatttagcaatatttttctgcaattaattttgTCTTCTCatcattaattaacaattttttaaaatattttaatttcgaaaaattgatagttttttgaGACGAAACATGCTCTATAATTCTActgcttacaatttttaaaataaattttctttagggTTCAAATtgttagaacaatttttaataaagaaaactttttaaaacaaacaatatttttataagttatttacctattttaaaaaatggaaacagtAAATATATATGTACGGAATGCTTTATCACGTAAGATAAGCCACGATTTacttgaatttaacaattttcagaaaatgggTAAGAAACGACTATAGAACAAAACTCAATTACGAAAGGTATTGTTAGAATAATTATGTTTCCAaactttttacgtaaaaaatgtttttttctcataaaacatGACTAATAATATTCTTTGAAGTTTTACTgtcagaaaaaacttttttccagaaacttgattttttgcaCAACTGCcttaaagttaaagaaatttctgGTCcgccaaattcaactttttataaaaccaGTGcatatgatgaattaaaaaaataagatgtttttttaacattttcaaaaaattgtaatttgagcaactttttttttattttgtaacaattggaaattcattgtgaattttgaattcagaaaaattataattctttggctAACAACCTAAATAAACATTTGTAATCAcgttttgatgttttaaaataggAACTAGATAAccagaaaattatgaattaaagtaatttaaatgatcaaattgCAGGCTGCATAACCTAAAATGCTCCCAAAGCAGAATAAATAGGgtgatttattaagaaaataagacaataaattattttaaataaaattaatgtaggtaggaaatttcaacaaaatacatgaatttttaaccaaaatcaacAAAagcgttaattttttaacaagtgaGACAATTATTCACCAAAATAGTTATAGAAGCTGAAATTAatggattatttattttctaccaatcattttcatttttaacaacagtaaaaatgaaatttctatcaagaaagacgaattttcaaaaatgtagtttcaatatcgaacccaaaaagattatttttaacgacatacaaaaatttgcattcaaaCAGTTGAAGCttctactaaaaaaagttaaatttataagttattaaaTAAGTTTCGCCAAgcgaaaatgattaaatttttacaagaaaaataaataatcttcaacaaacaGGTTTATCTTCGACCAAGAAAGAAGTTAAGAAgagaacaatttttatcaaaaggtttgagatttgaagctaaaaagtataatgtttttgaaaaaaaagtttttgacttTTAcccctaaaaacatgaattttcaacaaaaaagctcattttcaaccaatacagctaaactttaaaccaaatagttgcatttttacgctaaaaaatgaatctcttaccaaaagagatgaatattgaacaaaaagtttagttttcaagctaaaaagtcgaatattctaaaaaaatgtgacttgtaatcccaaaaaggcaaattttaaagaagaatggTAACATTTTAACAAGAAAGAGAACCCATAAGCAAATAACTGAGTTtgtaacaacaataaaaatactagaattctcatctaaaaataaactttcaagcaaaaatagttggatttccttatgcaacatttttttcatgctAGAAAATAACGATCCCACCATTtcattctaaatccgaaaaaagaaatagcctactttttaacatttttattttaacatatgCCGATTTTGACTGATTTCTCATGTAACATGTAtgtgaaaaaatcactttttttggaataattttctaGGGCTTAGGAGTTATTTATACAAATTCcgtttgtttaaatgattaaaaatttctcaatcaGTGTTAATATATATCTTACTAGgtcaatgataataattttaagaaaacaaaaaacaattttagaaaaaaaaattatttaaacatattccacttgtttatataattgtaaattaattaacaagTATTGGTAAATATTCCCTTAgacgaatattaataattttaggtaaaaaatgacGATAATACGGTGCTCAAAAGTTCGATTTCACgatgaattgacatttttggttttaagggtagttttcagggactCGTGGAGgagtgttaggggtgtcaaaccaatatgtctgatacataaaattctgcATTAGATAATTCTATACAATCCTCTATACTTTCCAGTCAAATGTTACCaaaccgtaaaaaattattataaaaactaaaaaagaagtgatttttctccatgcatttacatgggaaacttcaagtaaaaaccgacacctgttaaaatcaaaaactaaaataaaaaattagggagtTTCTACATTCTAagacatttaaattataaaaaaggacgTAAAATTGAATCGGTACGCAGTAAATATTACATTcataataattcaaatgaaagaatcgaaatttaagaataattatttatgatttgcTTTGAATATAATACAGTCGTTGATGTTTAACTTTAGTAGAAAGTCCAGtgagttttttatagtaaatgatAAATCATACGGAACGAATAAcgcagataaaaataaaataattagtaacaatcaatattaataataatattagtatCAAATAATTAGTAATTGGCTGCCAAATTTGAATCGCATTACACGTGCTTATAGGAAAAACCATAGTTGCTGGTAAATCAAAAAGAATATGATGGGTAATCTATTGGGAATGGTaatctaccatttcgccacctggtgctgAAACCTttaactagaaagagtaggtacaattttaaagatgtctTTTGATTTTTGCATATAAGTGTTTTTACAATTGTTTTGTTacgtataaaacaatgattgaatattaaaaacaattattaataaaaacaaatcgttttagatagaatttccatcttttgcagtgaaaaaacacatttggGTCAAATAGGTTATAAAAAACAAACCATTATTTCAcaatttcatgtaagtttcaatccATCGTAAACTTaaatcgacgtgtccaaatgataaggtgccatctcggcagaaccaaataaaaaggttccctacATCAGAAGGCATTAGTGTAcccaatactatttatatgggattctCAATCTTTCAAGTTTCGccacccgagatggcacctttttatttcgttctgccgagatggcaccttgtcatttggacacgtcgagtTAAACTTTAGTTAATGTATATAGCGAatttgaatatgaattttaacctaGCTTtcagatcagtttttaaaatagtaaatatttcaggtataaattaataaaaatgtactttgagttcatttttgcttcaaaataggtCCATTTAGGTTGATAATGTTCTGAAAATCACAATGAatagtacaatattttttttagaataatatttctgtcgaaaaatgctttttttcactgtataatatgtaaatttcaTCTAAAGCTGTTTGTTTAtgataaagatttaatttgattATCCTATAAacacttaaactttaaaaaaaattcgtaaaaacaattttatttacaattaaaaatgcatcttcaaaatcgtacctattctttctaatTCGGATTTTTGTCACTAGACGGCATATCGCAGTTTAACTATTCCCAAAacatataatatattttcaaacaaaaagaaaattatatgaagtgaggccaaataaaaaaaagaagcacGCTGATTTCCACGAACAGTATAAACTTACTCtaatggtaaaataaaaaaacaaaaatgatttaaactgtTAAATCATATGAAGTATTTATCACAAAAAGCAATTCTAGATGCATCAAtttattgtgataaaaaaaatgatctaatATTATCAGCTTTAGCAAATACTTTTCAAGTGCTAGGGCAGAGTAGGGCATGGTATCGCGCTTTGAATTAAATGCCTATAAATTATGCTTGAAATGTAATTTTGATATGTGTACTTTATAAGGGTGATTATTACATTATCACACCGTTATATTAGTgctgcttatttaaacaatttaagtattataaaataaaaattgtataatgtaataatttttgaaattataatgtgACAACAAAAAATGAGTCCAgacattttcataattaatttaatgtttccttattaattaaagtaaagtaTGTGCAAAGCAGTAATAATCTTTTACTGCATATTGAAATACAAGGGCTCGCCGTGGCGCGATATCATGTCCCACATGAGATTGCGCATGatcgaattaatttttgaatatgtaAAACGCTTATAGAGATAAATTATGATACCAAAAGTCTGATAAAATACTTTACCTACTAAAACCTAACTTTTTCATgccttaattatttcaaaatatgtagtAAGCACTTAATTTCTGCCAAAGACTTTTTCATCGATTTTCGCCAAAACTGTTATTTCATAAACACCATTGTAAAGCGCATTTTAAAATAGCAATTggattaaatgaatatttatcaaatcATAGAAATCtattttatgtaaacaaattataaaaatcaataaaatacgGCCCTTATTTGTGATTCTCATCATAGCCCGCACAGACACCATACCTAACTCATCCCTAAATACTTTATTGCGTACAATGGCGTGAAGGCATATATCTTGACAAGACagctttttttttgctattttgacgacaaatgttaccaaaaaaattttgatggaCTGCTATGTTTCCAAACGTTAGCTTCTTTCTAGATAACAATAAGATTTGGTTTGAGAAGTATTTGAATTTGTATTCTGATGCTTTGAGATCTCACTTAGTATGAAAAAGAATACCCTAGGGATTTAAGTTTCGCCTACTAAATTACATGAAATGGTGAGAATAGATGTGTATTCCCAAGTGTATTTTCTGACTCGCTATGTGTCCACAATAATCGCAAGTAAATTGTCGTTTGATTCCTGCATGTATTTCACGTTTATGTCGAGTTAAACCCCGTAAGTATTTATAACTCCGTGAACAAATGTCACAATTATAAGTTGCTTCAGATATCGTTAAATTTGACTTAAGATGAACACGACGCACGTGTCTGTTCAGTTGATCATTCCGTTTAAATCGTCTGTCACATAATTTACAAACGAACTGTGGTATGACGTCGCATTCGTATTTTAGATGATTATTTAAGTGAGACACTCTTTTGTAGCTTCGTGCACACTTTttgcatttgaatttattttctgattttgaatcCGGAACTTGCTGCTTCTTTTGAATCGGCTGTTTTACGTTATCAGATAATATACCTTCTCTTATATACACTGTGCATACTTTTGTCTCATATCTTGTATTCAAACTTCGGCCTGTAACTTCTTCCGTTTCTAGatctgaaaatttgagaaaatgtttttagaaaaattttatttcagagttttatttaagaaaattttttaacgaatctaTAACCATGCCTTGGGTAATTTCATCCTTGATGTCTACAGTTTCACGATTCTCATATCCGATTTCGATCATTTCTTGCTTAATTCCCAAAGTTTCGTCATtgtaatatgtatataaatttccGACTTCAGAACTGCTTTGAGAAGCGACTTTAGTaacacatgatttttttttatattttggcttACGCTTTGGTCTTGTAGATGCATTCGACCTTCCTTGACCtggaacaataattaaaaataaattaaataacatgGTATTCAATATGGTCtaattctgaattatttcaataattcacAGGACTTGATTTATGTTAGTTTATTGTTAAATGTACCCATTAATTGAAGATATGGACAATCGGAAATTTTGATGGAGAAGAAAAAATGTATCATGCAGTAGGTAAATGTTGaatcaactttaaatcaaaacaaagtatcaaaatcacaaaaaaaatttattaactcagAATCAAATAAATTCgttcatttattataattatgtaaaTAAGGAAATTTCTTGTCATACATTTTTACACTTTGGGCGATATTTCCTtacctacacggagaaaaatagttcGAGAAACTTTACCAAACTCAGTTGCGTAAACTCTGGACATATGCacactttgataaagtttcatttctagttgGATAAAACGAAATTCGATAATACCTCATTGATAAACATGAAACTGTGACAAATTAATACCAATGTCTACCGAACTGTACTTTAACTAATAATGTACttgtagttgacattttaatataCATAATTGTGAAATATAGCAAACGTTAAAGATTAATGTAGAGTTGGGTAAAACGCGGTCGAGGAGTCAGCagaaaatataagagggtttacAGGAAAGTGACGAGGGAATGACTGACGCTCGAGAAACTTTAACTACCAGTTTGGTAAACCGTAAGCTTCTGTGAATGAAAAAGAACTTANNNNNNNNNNNNNNNNNNNNNNNNNNNNNNNNNNNNNNNNNNNNNNNNNNNNNNNNNNNNNNNNNNNNNNNNNNNNNNNNNNNNNNNNNNNNNNNNNNNNTAGTCAGTCACAGCCAATCACAATACAATTTCGTACACATACACAATATagcttaaaaaattgcattaaattacaatacattacatacaATACACTAGGacgcttttaacaatattacTGCTATTAAAAAACGAAAACGCTGCGACGGGTTTCGAACCCGTTTAAAGTAGGAGTACATCAGGGTCGTGTAAAAAGTATCTAGGGCCCGTTTcagcaaaaatttgtattttaaaattaaattgatgagcgggtttttaaatttatgagaagtaaataaaaacattggagaattttttattaaaaattttctaaccttgaaaccctcaattatttaatttttaatattttaaatgtacgCGTcgtctacttttaaaaaatatttttgatgtaaaatattcaagccattcaaattgagcattaaaaacctgaaaattaagtttatataaaatctctgaaattaaattaggttaaaatttcaggaattaaatcgaatatgCAAGCTAACACGCTTTacaggatttattaattatagtGCATGAAACTTTTGtagatgaaaatatgaataatacaCTTTCATTGGATTCATTGGACTTCGCCAACactaaactttttgtagaaaccaattttctaaattaaacacaattattaaaataataaaaatttaaattttcctgcgATCTAAAGTAAATTCCcggggtttaaaattaaattcacggtcatttcccggccaTTTTTCGGGCAAGTCACCACCTTGCGAATTTGCatggaaaagttgcattttcaaaccgaaaatatgaattttcaacaaaa carries:
- the LOC117182765 gene encoding zinc finger protein 69 homolog; translated protein: MVSVRAMMRITNKGRQESSSKATVRRKRNPKYETKSSTSEFSFHNNSEAKTIIKYETDETLDIKQEIIHDEETTEVTDPSLNQKNESKVCTVYVKEDFLVSNMKQQRQNKQEIQNSEPEIKYKCKKCARSYKEKKYLTIHKKYECGVTPQFMCHLCGRQCRHKSSFNSHMRIFHLPKSNSETSKVNYNCDNCTRSYNSTRGLARHKREKHAAVIPEFICDYCGHKTNRKFQLGIHIIYCRNRKLFRKS
- the LOC117167466 gene encoding zinc finger protein 865-like, which codes for MQIVYLLTVGQGRSNASTRPKRKPKYKKKSCVTKVASQSSSEVGNLYTYYNDETLGIKQEMIEIGYENRETVDIKDEITQDLETEEVTGRSLNTRYETKVCTVYIREGILSDNVKQPIQKKQQVPDSKSENKFKCKKCARSYKRVSHLNNHLKYECDVIPQFVCKLCDRRFKRNDQLNRHVRRVHLKSNLTISEATYNCDICSRSYKYLRGLTRHKREIHAGIKRQFTCDYCGHIASQKIHLGIHIYSHHFM